AAGCGAAAAGGAGAGTGGATAGCGAGACCATGATTGTTGTCGATGCTTGGTTGTTTGGACTGGTAGTTTGTTTGGTAGGTGAGGGACACTCAGTGGCTTTATAGACGAAGCTGGTAAAGGGAGTAATCGTATGCGAGGTATATTAGGCTGTTTAGGGCATCTTCTTAGGCATCTATCCGGAGTATGCCCGCGATGGCCTTCACGAGTCTGGCTGCATACCGTATTCCGGACATGTGTCCGTTGCAGAACGAGCTCATTATAACGCCATAACTGAGTTTCTACATACAAAGCCACTTGTTCCTGATCCGAATTGGAAGTTGCTGCTTGGCAGGCATAGCCACTTCTTCAGGACACAGACCAATATATCTATACAGCCTAAAGACGTGCAGAAAGCGACTCATGTTCGCGGGGCCCAAGTAGGTTCTTGGGGCTTAGATTGCGGGGCCATGGTCTAGACCTGTCGTCGAGGGCTCGAGCCTTGTTCGTAATATCCGGCAAATGTTGCTAACCACTCTATTGCGGTCGAGCGGAATGCGACATTGGATCTCATGACCTCCTGTTCCTGGTCTAAGTCGATTTCGTGAAGGACATTGTTGCCTGTAGTTTATATCGACTGACGAAAGTTATCCTTAGAGTGTCCCATGGGCAGCTTCAAAATTATTGTACGTGATACTACCAGCCAATGGCTGATAAACAGTCTGTCATTGGTAGTGTCTAATATCTTAGCAAGCAAGGCTGGTTTAAAGAGTTCCATTATAGGGCGAGACACTACAACGGACATCGGTTAgggctggaggatggagtACAACGCAGGGATATGTGGTGCCGGAATATTgaattagtattttagttAGACAACTATAGTTATATTAGCATTCTTACTAACTTATTTGCTAGCATTAACTGATTCAGTCTAGACAAACTGACATCATCACCAGCCAGTAGTTGAGCGTGCACCAACCATGGTTGGCCAGAGTCTAACAGTGACATGCACGAGTTAGTTACGAGATGATGCTTAATCATGACTAACAGCCTTGTTACACGAGGATTCTCCTGGTTAAAACTACAGTTTCCTACTGCCAGCTTCCTACTGCCAAGTGGTGATTTTGTAAATATCCACTCCGTATATACGAAAATGCGCTGGATGCTCCCCAACGCCAGCTTCTGGCGCTCAGACCGCACCAACCTGCCCACCCCAAGCCATGTCATCCCCTTTGCCGGCCGTATAGGCGCCAACCAGGAATTCGCAGTCGACAAGGCCAGTTGCACGCAGCAAGAGCTTCTGCAGAAGTTTCCCGATGCGGCGCCCTGGATCCCGGTGCGAGACGCCTTGTCTCTGAGAACTATTCTACAGCCGGAGCTGTGGAAGGCTGCGGTGGTCGAAGGCATAGGTTGGTACAGCCAGCTGCGATCGAAGTAGAACTAACAACCGACTAGGAACGTGTCTGCTGGTTTACCTTACCAGCTTTGTAGCTGTTGGTCTAGGTGAACTTGTTAAGTGCGCCTCGCTACCTACTCCTAGTCCGCCCAGCCTAACAAGCCCATAGCACATTTGCATCTGGTCCCCTCGTGCCCGGTCTACTCGGCTCGCTCACGACATTAATCTCTCTCCCGCTGTTTATATTCGCCACGGGCCCTGTATCAGGAGCCCATCTCAACCCAACAATCACCATCGCGACCTTCCTCGGCCGACTCGCCACACTCCCAAGGTCTATTCTATACGTCACCTTTCAGATCTTCGGTGGTGCAATCGCAGGCTGGCTACTCCGGGCTAGCTTCGATACAAGATCAGTGCGTCTTCctctataaaaaaaaaaaaaaaaaccacTAACATCACACAGTTCATCGTCCCCGGCTGCTACTTCGACACCGGCCAAGTCTCTGTCCGCAGCGCATTCACAATCGAATTCACCACCGACTTTGCACTCATATTCCTCGCATTCGGCGTCGGCCTTGAGCCCCGCCAACGAGCCGTCTTCGGCCCAGCCCTAGGCCCCATCCTTGTCGGGTTCGTGCTGGCAATGTGCACCTTCTTCACGGGGATCAGTCGTCCTGGATTTACAGGATTCTGTACGTCTTCTTTAAACCGATACTGACCTGGCTGTacaaagacaagacaagacacTGAACTGACAAACTCCAAGCAGGAAACCCGGCCAGGTGCTTTGGTGCGATGGTTGGATCCCATTTTTACTTCTACCACTGGATCCATTGGATTGGGCCGCTGACGGCGTCGATTGCGCATGGGGTGCTGTattgtcttcttcctccgtATTCAAGAGATTCGACTTCGGGGGATCGCTCAGAGTCGGTGGCTTAAGATACTGTTGGAGTATCATAAGGACAACTAATGATGTAACGAAGCCCATACTGTTCTCATACGACTggattataaatatatacagTGAGactaaaaattaattatgCTCAGTCTTATTCTATACTCCTTGTGTAATGTGAACGGCGATCAAGCCCTAATTCACAGGTCTACAGAAATGTAAACCCCAAGATCCTAACTTGAGTTTTGTGGATGCCACGCTGTTTATCTGTGTTTACGCTCCAGGAATAGCCCCCGACGCGTGCGAAGAGACTCACGCCGCCGCTGAGATAATTCCCAGACTCATGCATAATtgaaagctttatattataggGTGCGTCATTTGACATTTTATTCAGGAGACAATGGCATGTCTTCCGCGCATTAGATACTCTGACATAGTGGATCCTCACAAGAAAGCGACTGGTAAGAAAATACAACACCAGACGGACAATGGGCATACAAGAAACGAAGATACAgtggagaaaaggaaatgaaCAGGTGGGGAATTTAAcacagagaagaaaagaccgAGAGAAGGAAAGCTCCAGGCGCATCCCAATGCTGGCGAAAGGTTAGAAAGAAAAATGAAAAACAACGCAGGATCACTGCGAGACCCAGGACGTGTATAGGTCCAACCCAAATCAGGGGATTGTTCGGTCATCAACATCGTTCGTCCAAATGCACGGACGCAAACATAAACCCCGCGGGGTTAGACATTTTTATacagcagcagaggctcGCCGACGTTTTCGATCTCCGGGATTGTACACTTCAGGTCGAAAGCCTTGGCGAGGACGATTTTGAATATCTGCGCTGGTTAGAACCGAGGTTCATGTATAATCAGTTGGAGGTGGATCATACCTTCTGTACGTTGATACTGTGGCTGGTACTGCTGAAAATCAAACTAgccttcatcgccttcgcaAATCGTTTGGCCTGGTGGGGTTAGACAAGAGTTGAGGACAGGAGTGCGATACTTACCTGGATAGAAATCTCTTCCTGGTCCTCCCGCGGGAAATTGACAAAATGATCGTACTTGGTACCCACCAAGAAAGGAATCGCAGTCTTGTTGAACCCACGGCCTTGTCGGTACCACTCCTTGATCGAATTCAGAGTACTCTTGCGAGTGAGGTCGAACATGAACAGAATGGCGACGGCATCGTTGCACACAAGGGGAAGCATGTTGACGAACTCGCGCTGGCCACCCAAATCCCAGATCGAAAATGTAATCTCCGTATTCCGGATCGAAATTGTTTTTTCCATGAAGTTGACGCCTACACGATTAGCAAGGCCATTAAGTAGATAACCGCTGACGCGAACCTACCTAGAGTTTGTATATAATCTTCATCCCAGCTTCCCTCGACATATTTCACCATCAAACTGGTTTTTCCGATCTGTGCATCTCCGACCATGCCGACCTTGATCACCACGCTGTTTTTTGATGACTGGGACGGCtgcttctggttctgggtaACTGATAATCCGGAGCTCGGTCTCGACGACGTCGGGGCCTGCGGCTGGGGGTCCGGCTGGGGGTCCTGGGCCGGAGTGTGATATTCATAATGGGCGCGAGAGTCGCTGCTGTAGCCGTTGTGATAGCTCGCCGGAGGGAGGGTGGAGCCTTCGGAGGCTGCAATTGGAACAATGGTAGGCGTTTCGGTCTCCGAGGTGTGAGAGAGCGCTTGTGGGGTGTGGTCCAGCTGCTCTGActgatcctgctgctgcacctGATGCTCAGGGTATTGTGGGTGGGATTCTTGAATTTGTTGCTGGTCTTGCTCCTGTTGTGGCTCGGGGACTTCAGGCACAGGCGCTTCTGCGACCGGGGGCTGGGCGGGGTCCATGGCGGGACGAACGAGGGGATATCAGAGCGCAGCTCGTGAAGGAGGTAGGGAGAGACGAGAGATGAAACAAAGCGTCGACAGGAGGGACTGGAGTTGGACGAGCAGGGAGGGGGAGCTGAGGTCAACAAGCAACACAGAGGGAGCACTCAGGCTTCAGCACAGCCGCAGCTCCCCAGTGATCGCCGCTAGCCGCGATAGGCTTAGTGCGGGCCTCCGACCGTCGACGAAAAAAAAGTTCCTGAACCCTAAAATTAttccatcatcgccatctccgtCCTCTGCCGCACGACTGGCTCGTTGCTGCTACCTGGACCGACTGATTTTTTTGCTAAAATGTCCAAGAGAACTGCTGACGCCGCCGATGAGCACGCCGCCGCCCTCAAGGCTGGCGAGCGCCCCATGGCCGATGCCCCTCCCGACGAGATGGGCGATTTCGAAGACGAGTTCGAGGACGAGTTtgagagcgaggatgagatTCTGGAGGCCGGTGTGGATGGACGACCGGATGCAGAGCGTGAAGCAGAGGAAAAGGGTATGGTATTGTCCAGATGTCGTGGAGTGACCTAGCTAACATAGTGAAGCCGACTCCATGGAAGTAGACCAACAGACATTCATTCCCGGTCGGACGAAACTGCCAGCAGGAGAGGTGCTCTCGCCCGACACTTCGACCTACGATATGCTGCACACCCTCAGCACGCCGTGGCCCTGTTTATCTTTCGACATTGTTCGTGACACACTAGGCGACAACCGCAAGACCTACCCCGCGACAGTATACGCTGTCACCGGAACTCAGGCAGAGGGCCGTCGGGCGAAGGAGAATGAATTGATGGTTCTCAAGCTGAGCGGCCTGAGCAAGATGGACAAGGAGAACGAGACAGACTCCGAAAGTGAttcggacgacgacgaaggcgGCGAGGCCATCCTGGAGTCCAAGAGCATTCCTCTCGGGTCTACGGCCAACCGCATCCGCGCCCATCAGACTCCGCAGACCGACATTACCAAGCCCCCGCAGACCATTACCGCGACAATGCTGGAGAACGCTCAAGTGGTCATCCACGATGTCACCCCTCACCTCACTAGCTTCGATGTCCCCGGCACCATGCTCCCTCCTTCCGCCTCCAAGCCCTTGTCTACCCTCCGCATGCACAAGTCCGAGGGCTACGCTCTCGACTGGTCCCCTCTCCAGCCGCTCGGAAAGCTCCTGACAGGAGACAACGACGGTCTCATCTACGTCACAACCCGCaccgaaggaggaggatgggtGACGGACACCCGGCCGTTCACCGGACACACCTCGTCCATTGAAGAGCTCCAATGGTCGCCGAACGAGAAGAACGTGTTCGCGTCAGCAAGCAGCGACGGAACAGTCAAAGTGTGGGACGTCCGATCGAAATCCCGCAAACCCGCCGTAGACGTCAAGGTCTCCAACACCGACGTCAACGTGATGAGCTGGTCGAAGCAGACCTCGCACCTTCTCGCCAccggcgccgacgacggGCAGTGGGCTGTCTGGGATCTGCGACACTGGAAGCCCAACCCCAGCGCTCCCTCGGCGCCCATCACCGCATCCCCGGTCGCCTCGTTCGACTTCCACAAGGACCCGATCACAAGTATCGAATGGCACCCAACGGACGACAGTGTCGTTGCCGTCGGATCGGCCGATAACACCGTTACCCTGTGGGATCTTGCcgtcgagctggatgaggaagaaagccGCGAGGCGGGTCTAGCGGATGTTCCGCCGCAGCTGCTGTTCGTGCACTACACAGAGTCTGTCAAGGAAGTGCACTGGCAGGCTCAAATGCCGGGGACTCTTATGGCCACCGGTGCGAGCGGTTTTGGGTACGTATCTCGCTTTCTTTACCAAGTTACTTATACTAACTGTTTGCAGTGTGTTCAAGACGATCAGCGTTTAAAAGTAATGGCTTGGTTAATGATGTTTCATGTTCGTATTGATGATTCTGCTCGACGGCTTATCATACCATCGCGGCGAGCCGTATATAGACCATCTTATTTCAATGAATGATTATGACATGAAGCGAGGTTATCCAATCAATCCGCATCTTAGCGATGGGTATCATTAACGGCAGTCTATCGTCTATCTTAGTCTATCCAACATGCcgaaccaaccaaccaacctcaacctatctatctatctatctatttgGACAGTATATTGCCAAACCCAGTTATCGATCTACTCCGCCTTAACACCCTTATCAGTCTCAACCCAATGATAAACCCCACTATCCTTCTCCGTCTCGCCCACAAACTGACAAGCCTTATAAGTCTGCGCAAGACTCCTCAAAAACCCCGTCTCCTCCTTATGATACTGATCCCCGAGCACGGGGATAATAGCATCGGTCGCCTCCTCGGCGCGGTAAAACGGAATGCGCGAGAACAGATGATGCACCACATGGTGGTCAATAATATGATGAAAGAAATGGCGTCCAATGAACCCGAAATCCCGATCCACAGTGGACAGCGCCCCGCGCGTAAACGTCCACGTCGCATCCGTGTAGTGCGCGATGTCGCGGTGCGTGTGGTGCAGATACGTAATCGCGACCAGCCAGTGATGAACCCACATATAAGGCACGAAGTAGAGCAGGGCCATCTTGAGCAATCCGACCTGCTGCCCGAGGTACCAGACTGCGgagccgacgaggaggagacCAAAGTCGGAGATCGCAATCAGGTGCCGCTGGTTCTCGGTCCAGAGAGAACTCGCTGGGTCGAAGTGGCTTGTGCTCTGCTGGTACCCGAACCAGCCGTTGCCCTTGCCCTGGACGGGGCGGCTCTTTGTGCCTGCTGTTACGTAGAAGCAGAGATACATCTGCCACCCGGCGAGCTGGTGCATGAGAAGACTGAGGAAGGAGTAGATGGGGGTATCTTCGAAGTGCTCCAGCCAGGCGGGGAGGTTGCGGGGGCGGGCCTCGTAGTCCTTGTCTGTCCAGGGGACGAAGGCTGTGTCGCGCTCGGTGTTGTTTGTGTAGCGGTGGTGGCGCGCGTGGGTGATTTTCCAGCTGAAGTAGGGGACTAGCAGGAGGGAGTGCAGGGCCCAGCCGATGATGTCGTTGACGAGGGTGTACGGCGAGAAGGCGCCGTGGCCGCATTCGTGCGCGAGGATCCAGATCCCGGTACCGACGCAGCCTTGGGCGAAGCCATAGGCGGTCCAGGCGAGGATGCGCAGGGGCTGCGAGGGGATCAGGTCGATTTGGAGCGCGGCGTAGAAGAGCACGCTGGCGTAAAGGAGGTCCCGGGCGACATAGGCGCAGGAGATGGTGAGCGAGCGGTCGAAGCAGTGCTTGGGGATTGCATCGCGGATTGTTTTGAGAGTGAGTTCCTGGGATTCGGGGGTCTGAGGGGTTAGTGCTGAGGTTGGAACTGGAGAAGTTGAGTATAGACCTGTTTGATCCCCGTTGCGGGTATAGCTTCAGCCATGGTGTAGATGCACAATTCGACAAAGCGCGGCAATTGCAGTCCAAATAGCAAAAACTGAACAGTATGTAGCTGACCAGTTTGTAGCTGAGCCGGGAAAGACAGAAAACTCAACCTCCCAACGCCCCGTCTACAAACAGAAAAACAGAATCCACATAACCCTAAGCTCCCCGGGCCTGGCTAAGCCTGGAGCATGCTAGTGTACAAACTGGCAGAGCACTCCTTTCCCAGGTAAGCCTAGCAGCAGGATCAAGGGCTCAGCAGTGGAGCCCACGCTGGCCCAGCGGCGTGTTTGATAGGCGCATCTGTAACGGCGCCGTGGTCGAGATGGAATTTTTTGCATGGCGTTTGACAGTTCTCTGGGTCCCAATTCCAAACTGATCCAAATCCCCAACGCTGTGGATTTGCCCCTTTAATTCGGCTATTTCTGTCCAGGGGCGGCGGTGCTCCGCTGGTTTCATGACGCGGACTCAGGGGGATCTCTCACCGCAGTTTCTCCCAACAGAATGCAGCGGACAAAGGTACAGACAGGTCTGAATTGACTGGTGGGCTGCAGTTGGTGAGTGGGTGTTGATGGACATGTCAGATGCACAATTAATGCGGCCTTACATAAGCTATGCATCTGCCTGTCAGCATTCTCGCACCCGCGCTCTGattggcagcagcaggctagGCTAAGATTAACCTAGCGTTAGGCGCCTTCGGCTTTCGGTGCGCCATTTTATTTGCGTTTCCATGTCGATCCAGCCCAGCACCATCACCTCGGAGGACGCAGTCCCAACACGTGAAGCGATCCCGAGGCCGAATCGCAGTTCGTCGTTGTACACGTTTGCGTATAAGTTGTGTTAATTGAAAcaatgatatatatatactatctatcGACACGCGTCAGGTAggattgagaatgagaaagCCTAACATTTTATTTACTCCGAGGCAATTCGCTGAAAAGAGACTGTATTGCACTGATTTGGCAATAAACATGTGCAAGCCCTAAGTTGCTTGAAGCATGTGGTGACAGTGGATGGATGTTTGGATCGGCTTGTCCCACTGGCATTTAGAGCTAAGACAATGCATACATTTGCTTGCAGTTTCTTGGAGGATAGTTATCAACTGGAAAATAACTAGTAACTTACTACAAAATCAAGGCCATGAAGAGGCGTAGAGTATGGAGTCACTGAGGTCTTCCCATAGACATAAAAGCCAGTTTCTCCGAGACACGTCCATACTCGTACACCTCAAATCCCACCTTCTCAAGGACTCTCAAGCTCCCCAAATTCGCACACTTGACCGCTGAAAAGAGCCTCTCACTGAGATCCCAGGCACGAGGCAACTCCCACCACGCCTCGACTACAGCCCGCGCAGCCTCCGTTGCATACCCTTTCCCCCAGGCGTCAGGATGAAACATGTATCCCAGTGCGGGCGCAGGATCTATTGAGCCAATACCAACAGCACCAATGCTCTCTTCTCTGAGGGTCGGATCTAGACTGTCTTTCCTGAAAACCAGGAAATAGAAATGCCGATTCCCGACAGCGCCCGAGCCGTCTGGCGTTTGGAAGACCTTCTTATGCATCCATTTTTTGGTGTCACTTGGGCTGCTGTCCGGGACTTTCGATCTCCTATACTTACATATTAGCTTAGCGAGAAAGCGAAGCCGAAGGTTATATAGAGTGTCTGTGCGTACAGCCAATCCATAACATCCTGTCGACCTCGAGTACGGAAGAGCTGTGCTGCATCTTCGTCGTTGTCGGGCCGGAAGAGTCGCAGAACGAGACGCTGCGTGTGGAGTTCTTTGAATTCTGAAGGCTCTGGGAGGATGACCGCCGTCTCTTGTTTGGGAAAGGGGAGTGAGGTCTGGGGGTATTCTTCTGTCATTTTAAGCGAGACTGGCCTTAGAAGTGGTGGTCCTAAGGCTGTTTAAGTGAGATATCAAGTGAGATGGCACTGAATGCGGGGTACGtagacttatattaatactaaagtaGTATACCAATGTATTAATGTGTCAGTCCCCATCCTCCACCCCCCGGACTGTTgacctccatcatctcgccctcgtccagcTTCAACTCAGCCTTCCCCCCGACAGACACCTTGTCAAACCCAGTGCGATCCCCATTCCACCGATGCACGTAGTTCTCCCCAACCGcgccctcccctcccccctccaTCCCATACGGCGCAAACACCCGTCTATCACTCAGTATACTACACCTCATCGGCACCCTGGCCTCGATAACCCTAACTGCCCCATCCCCACCCCTAAACCTGCCCTCCCCCGGTCCCCTGTCTCACCGCATGCCTCCGTACAACCACCGGCGTCCgcttctcaacaacctcgacaTCCGTGATCTTCGTATTCGTCGAATGACACTGCACCGCactctccccctcccatccaggcccagcaCCACATCCCCCCCCAACCGTCTCCCCATAATTCCACCCAGGCCGTATCTCCCCAGTAAGGGCATCCTTCCCCCCAACCCCCCACCCAAAACTATTCGCACACCCCGAAAACGCCGCCACACCCCCAAACGCGCGCAGAATCGTATCGATGATCCGCTGAGACGCCAGCGTACTCGCACAGACCGCCACCGGCGCAGACGGGTTCAGGGCCGTGCCCTTTGGAACGATTATCTCGATGGGCGCCAGACACCCGTCGTTCAGCGGGATGTCGCTGGCGATGAGACACCGCGTTGTGTAGATCACGGCGGAGTGGGTGACGGAGATCGGGCAGTTGTAGTTTGTCCATGTCTGCGGGCCGGTTCCTGTGAAGTCGTACACTGCGGAGCCGGTGGATGGGTTGATTGTGATGGTGACTTGGATCTTGGTGCCGTTGTCGAGGTAGTCGGTTGCTTTTAGGGTTTTGGTTTTGATTTTGGTTtgggtgtcggtgtcgggGTCGGCTGCGATGGTTTTGAAAAAGGATCGCACGGCCAGTTCGGCGTTGGATTGGATCCCGTGCATGTGCGCGTGCACGACGGGGAGGGTGAATTCAGCACATAggttctggaggaggaggatgccgcGCTGGTTCGAAGAGATCTGGGCCTTGATGTCGGAGATGTTGTCGTTAAGCCGGCGGGTGGGACTGCATCCGGGGAACGTGCCTGCGAGTAGGAATGCTTCGCGGACGTCTGACTCGAGAAAGACGCCGTTCTGCACGATCTTCATGGATTGGACGTTCAGGCCCTCTTCCCAGAGTTCCTTGGAGTCGGGCATCATGGCGGAGATGCCTCGCCCGCCGATGTCGGTGTGGTGGCCGCGCGCGGCGACGTAGAAGGCCAGTCTGTTGCCAGTGCTGCCAGAGCTGCCAGAGGCTGTGAAGACGGGGCTTATGATTGTCAAGTCGGGGAGATGGGTGCCGCCGCAGTCGGGGTGGTTGGTGAGGAGGACGTCGCCGGGTTGGAGCTTGCCTTGCCATAGGCGGTGCTGGTATTGGATTGCATACTGCATGCTTCCAAGGTGAATGGGGATGTGAGGGGCGTTTGCGACAAGCTTGCCATctggggagaagatggcgcAGGAGAAGTCGAGGCGCTCTTTGAtgctggtggagatggaggtgcgTTGCAGCGTGTTGCCCATTTGCTCGGCGATGGCCATGAACCGGTGGGCAAAGATGGAGAGCTGGATTGGACTGATGGACTCGACTTGGATAGCTAATGGCCCAGTGCTGTCGGCCTGTCGCTCGAGGACCATATGGTCAGACAGAATGTACGCCAGCCACTTGGgctcgacgaagatggtCTGCGTTGTGTCAATGATGAGAGCCGGACCAGGTATGACGGACTGCGAGACTGAGTCTAAATTATATACAGGGACGTCCTGCCACGAAGACTCAACAAAGACCCGTGTATGGATCTGGGTCTGCGCCGACTTAGGGCtggccttgagcttctcTAAAGCATCAAAAGGAGACGAGGCCACATCCCAGGTACTGctcccaccagcaccacGAACCTGGACTGAATCCACAATCACCGGTCTCTCCAGCGTAAAAGCGAATTCCCTTTTGTGTGTTTTGCGGAATGTCTCTGCGTAGTCTTCGTTGTCTGGCTTTGCAATGACCAGGTTGGTGTCTGTACCTTGGTACCGCAGACTCAGAGACTCGTCGAAACGGATCGACTCTGGGATTGCACCTTGACTTAACAAGTCCTGTCTAACCTTTTCCTTCAAAGAGTTGAATCGGGAGTTGATGTTTGGGAGCACCGAGAGGTCAAACGCTCCTACATACGGCTCAACAGCGTCCGATTTGAGCTCTGTCTTGGAGATTCCAACTGCAGATAGAATAGACGAGTACTTGTGAATCAGAATTCGTTTTATCCCCAGCCTCTGGGCAATAGAACAGGCATGCTGGCCACCTGCTCCTCCAAAGCTGACCAAGTTGTGCCGTTCAGGATGGTACCCACGGGCTTCAGTGGCATTACGAATTGGTCGACTCATGGTTTCATTGGCAACGTTGAGAAAGCCCAGGGCGACCTCTTCTGGCGTCAGAGACTGGTCTGTCTGTGAATTGATTTCCTTTGTGATTTCATCAAACTTCTGCGCCGTGGCTTCGTAGTCCAGTGGCTGGTCCGCATTAGGGCCAAATATAGAAGGGAACGACGACAGCAGCAATCTTCCCAAGAACAAATTGGCATCAGTAACAGTCAAAGGCCCTCCCTTACGATAACAAGCCGGTCCAGGATGCGATCCTGCACTCTCAGGCCCTACAACAAAGAGGCCATTCCGGGCAACGAGGATCGAGCCTCCGCCTGCAGCAACGGTAGCAATATTCAGCATCGGAATGGTGATGTTTCGGCCCGCGATCGTTGTATGGCTCAGATAGTCGTATGTCCCATCATACCGCGAGACATCTGTGCTTGTCCCGCCCATGTCGAATCCGATAACCGGTGTACCCTCGTCTGAGTCGTAGCATGTCTGTGCAATCCCGACAACGCCGCCAGCCGGACCGCTTAGGAGGGCTTCGTTGCCTCTGAATCTTGATGCCGACCTCAGGCCTCCGTCTGAACACATAAAATCGACTCTCGCGGGGAGGATTGAAAACCCGGCTTCGAAGTCTGAGATGTACTGCTTGACGATCGGGTACAGGAACGCCTCAGAGCAGACGGAGCTGCTTCGATCGAGGTATTTGATGACAGGACAGATCTCAGACGATGTCGTCACGTATCGGAAACCGACATCTCTTGCAATGGCAGCTGCCTGTTCTTCGTGATCGGGGAACAGATACGAGTGTAGGAATGCGATTGCAACAGACGTATATCCCTCTGCCTTCAACGTGAGGAGCGTCTCTCGGACTGCAGCGGTGTCCAGCGGCTGAAGCACCCGAATAATCTCACCACTGTTTGTCCTAACAAGGCCTGGATCAGTGATTTCCCGTTTCTTGTCCAAGGGAAACGGATCCAGGTCGTAGTCTTCCACTGTAACTCTCTCGTCCACTCCAACGACTTTATCATGCAGCGGCGCCGCCTTTCGAACCTTCAGATCGAAAAGCTTCGGCCTGGTCTGGTCG
Above is a window of Aspergillus puulaauensis MK2 DNA, chromosome 2, nearly complete sequence DNA encoding:
- a CDS encoding uncharacterized protein (COG:G;~EggNog:ENOG410PS5U;~InterPro:IPR023271,IPR034294,IPR022357,IPR000425;~PFAM:PF00230;~TransMembrane:5 (i76-101o113-133i162-183o203-225i232-253o);~go_component: GO:0016020 - membrane [Evidence IEA];~go_function: GO:0015267 - channel activity [Evidence IEA];~go_process: GO:0055085 - transmembrane transport [Evidence IEA]), whose protein sequence is MRWMLPNASFWRSDRTNLPTPSHVIPFAGRIGANQEFAVDKASCTQQELLQKFPDAAPWIPVRDALSLRTILQPELWKAAVVEGIGTCLLVYLTSFVAVGLGELVNTFASGPLVPGLLGSLTTLISLPLFIFATGPVSGAHLNPTITIATFLGRLATLPRSILYVTFQIFGGAIAGWLLRASFDTRSFIVPGCYFDTGQVSVRSAFTIEFTTDFALIFLAFGVGLEPRQRAVFGPALGPILVGFVLAMCTFFTGISRPGFTGFCTSSLNRY
- a CDS encoding Spg1/Tem1 GTP-binding protein (BUSCO:EOG092644X6;~COG:S;~EggNog:ENOG410PG6J;~InterPro:IPR005225,IPR001806,IPR017231,IPR027417;~PFAM:PF00025,PF08477,PF00071;~go_function: GO:0003924 - GTPase activity [Evidence IEA];~go_function: GO:0005525 - GTP binding [Evidence IEA]); translation: MDPAQPPVAEAPVPEVPEPQQEQDQQQIQESHPQYPEHQVQQQDQSEQLDHTPQALSHTSETETPTIVPIAASEGSTLPPASYHNGYSSDSRAHYEYHTPAQDPQPDPQPQAPTSSRPSSGLSVTQNQKQPSQSSKNSVVIKVGMVGDAQIGKTSLMVKYVEGSWDEDYIQTLGVNFMEKTISIRNTEITFSIWDLGGQREFVNMLPLVCNDAVAILFMFDLTRKSTLNSIKEWYRQGRGFNKTAIPFLVGTKYDHFVNFPREDQEEISIQAKRFAKAMKASLIFSSTSHSINVQKIFKIVLAKAFDLKCTIPEIENVGEPLLLYKNV
- the RRB1 gene encoding ribosome biosynthesis protein RRB1 (BUSCO:EOG09262DC1;~COG:S;~EggNog:ENOG410PF98;~InterPro:IPR036322,IPR015943,IPR001680,IPR019775, IPR020472,IPR022052,IPR017986;~PFAM:PF12265,PF00400;~go_function: GO:0005515 - protein binding [Evidence IEA]) yields the protein MSKRTADAADEHAAALKAGERPMADAPPDEMGDFEDEFEDEFESEDEILEAGVDGRPDAEREAEEKADSMEVDQQTFIPGRTKLPAGEVLSPDTSTYDMLHTLSTPWPCLSFDIVRDTLGDNRKTYPATVYAVTGTQAEGRRAKENELMVLKLSGLSKMDKENETDSESDSDDDEGGEAILESKSIPLGSTANRIRAHQTPQTDITKPPQTITATMLENAQVVIHDVTPHLTSFDVPGTMLPPSASKPLSTLRMHKSEGYALDWSPLQPLGKLLTGDNDGLIYVTTRTEGGGWVTDTRPFTGHTSSIEELQWSPNEKNVFASASSDGTVKVWDVRSKSRKPAVDVKVSNTDVNVMSWSKQTSHLLATGADDGQWAVWDLRHWKPNPSAPSAPITASPVASFDFHKDPITSIEWHPTDDSVVAVGSADNTVTLWDLAVELDEEESREAGLADVPPQLLFVHYTESVKEVHWQAQMPGTLMATGASGFGVFKTISV
- a CDS encoding oleate delta-12 desaturase (COG:I;~EggNog:ENOG410PJJG;~InterPro:IPR005804;~PFAM:PF00487;~TransMembrane:5 (o37-59i71-92o104-125i234-252o258-282i);~go_process: GO:0006629 - lipid metabolic process [Evidence IEA]) produces the protein MAEAIPATGIKQTPESQELTLKTIRDAIPKHCFDRSLTISCAYVARDLLYASVLFYAALQIDLIPSQPLRILAWTAYGFAQGCVGTGIWILAHECGHGAFSPYTLVNDIIGWALHSLLLVPYFSWKITHARHHRYTNNTERDTAFVPWTDKDYEARPRNLPAWLEHFEDTPIYSFLSLLMHQLAGWQMYLCFYVTAGTKSRPVQGKGNGWFGYQQSTSHFDPASSLWTENQRHLIAISDFGLLLVGSAVWYLGQQVGLLKMALLYFVPYMWVHHWLVAITYLHHTHRDIAHYTDATWTFTRGALSTVDRDFGFIGRHFFHHIIDHHVVHHLFSRIPFYRAEEATDAIIPVLGDQYHKEETGFLRSLAQTYKACQFVGETEKDSGVYHWVETDKGVKAE